The Lysobacter enzymogenes genome window below encodes:
- a CDS encoding DUF7173 family protein, which produces MDTELDIAARELEAAKIAEAQAQAARLDAERKVLALVGSKDEGSEMHRGNCYKVVVTGVVNRTVDQAALNAVRARLSAEIFDKAFRYKGEVVTAGLKYLRDNEPELYAIAAEAVTAKPGKASITVEGIELRRAA; this is translated from the coding sequence ATGGACACCGAATTGGACATCGCCGCTCGCGAACTTGAAGCCGCCAAGATCGCAGAAGCGCAGGCCCAGGCCGCGCGTCTCGACGCAGAGCGCAAGGTGCTAGCCCTCGTCGGCAGCAAAGACGAAGGCAGCGAGATGCACCGAGGCAACTGCTACAAGGTCGTGGTGACGGGAGTCGTCAACCGCACGGTCGACCAGGCGGCGCTGAATGCGGTGCGCGCTCGGCTGAGCGCCGAGATCTTCGACAAGGCCTTCCGCTACAAGGGCGAGGTCGTCACCGCCGGACTGAAGTACCTGCGCGACAACGAGCCGGAGCTTTACGCCATTGCCGCCGAAGCCGTCACGGCCAAGCCGGGCAAGGCGTCGATCACGGTCGAGGGGATCGAGTTGCGGAGGGCGGCGTGA
- a CDS encoding S24 family peptidase, with product MSADDRPEVALRRRRLKAWIDTHFRGRKADFIRAYGLNQGEISGLLRTKSFGEKRAASLEAATGMPPGYLSAPDGAIADRPKATRVTSSETARDYVRFQLLDGAAGMGDGVENSDYPEVIREVDIAGWEVRRKLGFLPRPGRIKLLTGRGPSMRPMIDNGDVCMVDTEVHAFVGDAVYVINVGGETLIKMLQMRGDGLYVVSANVDYPAYKVDRSELFVGGRVVSVLGMKSV from the coding sequence ATGAGCGCAGATGACCGACCTGAAGTCGCCTTGAGGAGGAGACGCCTGAAGGCGTGGATTGACACCCATTTTCGGGGCCGGAAAGCTGACTTCATCCGTGCATACGGCCTAAATCAGGGCGAGATCTCTGGTCTTCTGCGCACTAAGTCGTTTGGTGAAAAGCGCGCTGCGAGCCTAGAAGCCGCTACAGGCATGCCGCCCGGTTACCTCTCCGCCCCGGATGGCGCTATCGCTGACCGACCAAAGGCGACACGCGTCACATCTAGCGAGACTGCCCGAGACTACGTTCGCTTCCAACTGCTAGACGGAGCGGCCGGCATGGGGGATGGGGTCGAGAACTCTGACTATCCGGAAGTCATCCGGGAGGTCGATATTGCTGGCTGGGAGGTCAGGCGGAAGCTTGGCTTCCTTCCTCGGCCAGGCCGTATCAAGCTTTTGACTGGCCGAGGGCCGTCCATGCGGCCAATGATCGACAACGGCGACGTTTGCATGGTAGACACGGAGGTTCACGCCTTCGTCGGCGATGCGGTCTACGTCATCAATGTCGGTGGCGAGACCCTGATCAAGATGCTTCAGATGCGCGGCGATGGCCTGTATGTGGTCAGCGCCAATGTGGACTACCCTGCCTACAAGGTCGACCGATCGGAGCTATTCGTAGGCGGCAGGGTGGTATCGGTGCTGGGTATGAAGTCGGTATAG
- a CDS encoding helix-turn-helix domain-containing protein — MKKLDPTLTGQIKGDTLGARMLASRTNARMTQKVAAMRIGISPGQLGRIERGAVGMVNDPHTLVWASRAYGVSDVWLYAGATAGAHLVPDWYEAPDMEKAA; from the coding sequence ATGAAAAAGCTCGATCCCACGCTTACCGGCCAGATCAAGGGCGACACGCTTGGCGCTCGAATGCTGGCCTCTCGAACCAATGCGCGCATGACGCAGAAAGTCGCGGCCATGCGTATCGGCATATCCCCCGGCCAGCTCGGCCGAATCGAACGCGGCGCGGTCGGCATGGTCAACGACCCGCACACGCTCGTCTGGGCGTCGCGCGCCTATGGCGTTTCGGACGTGTGGCTGTACGCCGGCGCAACTGCCGGCGCGCATCTTGTGCCGGACTGGTACGAGGCGCCTGACATGGAGAAGGCGGCATGA
- a CDS encoding AAA family ATPase has translation MSSAEKLRQPDLKEAERFLTLLDEEADGFCFRVFDDLEGRKDPKRARKLNGELSALGSILARSNTDDCGVFVAINHGGQDAAHIKRVRAIWADTDGAPLAPLLNCGLEPHLVVQTSPNKYHVYWLVDGLPLDQFADIQRAIAARFGTDPSVNDLPRVMRLPGFWHCKGEPFQVCIVQASEAQPYSAAQALEHFPPAATPEPAPSSPTLGNVVEINRHASILKETRFLAQDVAQGHLTYDEALRTMRDRVAQGRYSRVIPDDEIVRALDGAIRKADRPATPTKPQDPYWGFRFANDMVANLGPTRWLVQKLIPEDCTGVLYGPSGSLKSFVFIDVALSIATGRDWQGKPTKARTVFYLAGEGEQGFAKRVAAWCAHNATPAPSTFAFRQIPRLQDADDLERLVDTIRAIEAERGQAGLIVIDTLFTALDGGDENSGKDMGQMIAAMKRLRLEFGAACFAVHHTGKVGETARGHSSLPSGMDVMIYAKPGPTPLTVEITNPKQKDGAEHPSMLLQALTHELPIIGEDGQRETSLVLSNPAAAVLDAYKVKTKLTEEAVVKASASADARDQAEDRIKKHALDRMGEGVDLRTLEREVELLAQSLGFPNLARGRSTLSTWKREAGL, from the coding sequence GTGAGTTCAGCAGAGAAATTGCGGCAGCCAGACCTTAAGGAAGCCGAGCGCTTCCTGACACTGCTCGATGAGGAGGCCGACGGCTTCTGCTTTCGTGTGTTCGATGACTTGGAAGGCCGCAAGGATCCCAAGCGCGCCCGTAAGCTCAACGGTGAGCTGTCCGCCCTCGGCAGCATCCTTGCGCGCTCCAACACCGATGACTGCGGCGTGTTCGTGGCCATCAACCACGGCGGGCAGGACGCCGCGCACATCAAGCGCGTGCGCGCGATCTGGGCGGACACCGACGGCGCGCCGCTTGCGCCGCTACTCAACTGCGGCTTGGAGCCGCACCTGGTCGTGCAGACCAGCCCGAACAAGTACCACGTGTACTGGCTTGTCGACGGGCTGCCACTCGATCAGTTCGCCGACATCCAGCGCGCGATCGCTGCTCGCTTCGGTACTGACCCCAGCGTCAACGACCTGCCGCGGGTCATGCGCCTGCCGGGATTTTGGCACTGCAAGGGCGAGCCGTTTCAGGTGTGCATCGTGCAAGCGTCTGAGGCGCAGCCCTACAGCGCCGCTCAAGCGCTGGAGCACTTCCCGCCGGCAGCCACCCCCGAGCCCGCCCCGAGTAGCCCAACACTCGGCAACGTCGTCGAGATCAACCGCCACGCGTCCATCCTCAAAGAGACGAGGTTCCTGGCCCAAGACGTCGCCCAGGGCCACCTGACCTATGACGAAGCCCTGCGCACGATGCGCGACCGCGTGGCTCAGGGGCGCTACAGCCGCGTCATCCCCGACGACGAGATCGTGCGCGCGCTCGACGGTGCCATCCGCAAGGCAGACCGGCCTGCGACGCCTACGAAGCCTCAGGACCCGTATTGGGGCTTCCGTTTCGCAAACGACATGGTGGCGAACCTTGGCCCTACGCGGTGGCTGGTGCAGAAGCTGATCCCCGAGGACTGCACCGGCGTGCTGTACGGCCCATCAGGCTCGCTTAAGAGCTTCGTCTTCATCGATGTCGCCCTCAGCATCGCCACCGGCCGGGACTGGCAGGGCAAGCCCACCAAGGCCCGCACAGTGTTCTATCTGGCCGGCGAGGGCGAGCAGGGGTTCGCCAAGCGCGTTGCCGCATGGTGCGCGCACAACGCTACACCAGCGCCCAGCACGTTCGCCTTCCGCCAGATCCCGCGGCTGCAGGATGCCGATGACCTTGAGCGCCTGGTGGATACGATCCGCGCGATCGAGGCTGAGCGGGGGCAGGCGGGACTGATCGTGATCGACACCCTGTTCACCGCCCTCGACGGCGGCGACGAGAACAGCGGCAAGGACATGGGCCAGATGATCGCGGCCATGAAGCGGTTGCGCCTGGAGTTCGGGGCCGCGTGCTTTGCCGTGCACCACACCGGCAAAGTGGGCGAGACCGCCCGGGGGCATTCAAGCCTGCCCTCCGGCATGGACGTGATGATCTACGCCAAGCCCGGCCCGACGCCGCTCACCGTCGAGATCACCAACCCCAAGCAAAAGGACGGCGCTGAGCACCCGTCGATGCTCCTGCAGGCGCTTACGCATGAGCTCCCGATCATAGGCGAGGACGGGCAGAGGGAAACAAGCCTGGTGCTGTCCAACCCGGCGGCCGCGGTCCTCGACGCCTACAAGGTGAAGACGAAGTTGACGGAGGAGGCGGTAGTCAAAGCGTCGGCTTCTGCGGATGCACGGGATCAGGCTGAAGACCGGATCAAGAAACACGCTCTGGACCGCATGGGTGAGGGCGTTGACCTGAGAACACTAGAGCGTGAGGTCGAGCTCCTCGCACAAAGCTTGGGCTTCCCAAACCTTGCCCGAGGGCGCTCAACCTTATCCACCTGGAAGCGCGAGGCGGGCTTGTGA
- a CDS encoding VRR-NUC domain-containing protein produces MKTPPEQAEAEMLMRAIRGAEHIHPELRLLHAIPNGGLRSRKTAADLKAGGVKAGVPDYCLPVPRGAHHGLYIELKRLRDGRLSPEQAWWLASLEEQGYRAIVCRGWQEAFAAIKDYLALDAVNELEQAA; encoded by the coding sequence ATGAAGACCCCACCTGAACAGGCAGAGGCCGAGATGCTGATGCGAGCGATCCGCGGGGCGGAGCACATCCACCCCGAGCTACGCCTGCTGCATGCGATCCCCAACGGCGGCCTGCGCTCGCGCAAGACCGCGGCCGACCTCAAAGCCGGCGGCGTCAAGGCGGGCGTGCCGGACTACTGCCTGCCCGTGCCGCGCGGTGCCCACCACGGGCTGTACATCGAGCTCAAGCGGCTCCGCGACGGACGCCTATCGCCCGAGCAGGCCTGGTGGCTAGCCTCGCTCGAAGAGCAGGGCTACCGCGCGATCGTCTGCCGCGGATGGCAAGAGGCCTTCGCGGCCATCAAGGACTACCTGGCACTGGATGCCGTCAACGAACTGGAGCAAGCGGCATGA
- a CDS encoding DUF7220 family protein → MTQTKTGSLAEAGANIAVGFAINWTANMLVLPLFGFTGLTAGKAFGIGLVFTVISLVRSYILRRWFNGLKFGNAEASHGR, encoded by the coding sequence ATGACTCAGACCAAGACCGGCAGCCTCGCTGAGGCTGGCGCGAATATCGCTGTGGGGTTCGCCATCAACTGGACGGCGAACATGCTGGTGCTTCCGCTGTTTGGCTTCACCGGGCTGACGGCAGGAAAGGCCTTTGGCATCGGCCTGGTCTTCACCGTCATCAGCCTTGTGCGTAGCTACATCCTGCGGCGTTGGTTCAACGGGCTGAAGTTCGGGAACGCGGAGGCGTCGCATGGCCGGTGA
- a CDS encoding dATP/dGTP diphosphohydrolase domain-containing protein has protein sequence MAGDRHNAGKPKLSLVLEARHALAGAARVLEFGATKYSRANWRKGLKHTEVADCLSRHLAAYLAGEDRDEESGELHIDHVLVNALFLAEVARTHPGLDDRGITAAKAIDSVSMDPPALGPSLYFPGSWPEGLKVGKLIGAPAVTSMELRD, from the coding sequence ATGGCCGGTGACCGCCACAACGCAGGCAAGCCCAAGCTATCCCTGGTGTTGGAAGCGCGCCATGCCCTCGCGGGCGCGGCTCGCGTTCTGGAGTTCGGCGCGACCAAGTACAGCAGGGCGAATTGGCGCAAGGGCCTCAAGCATACCGAGGTTGCCGACTGCCTGAGTCGCCATCTTGCGGCGTATCTCGCCGGCGAGGACCGCGACGAGGAGTCGGGAGAGCTGCACATCGATCACGTGTTGGTGAACGCGCTGTTCCTTGCTGAGGTTGCGCGCACGCATCCTGGCCTAGACGACCGCGGCATCACCGCGGCCAAGGCGATCGACAGCGTGAGCATGGATCCGCCGGCTCTTGGGCCGAGCCTGTACTTTCCGGGCTCATGGCCGGAAGGCCTCAAGGTTGGCAAGCTGATCGGGGCGCCCGCCGTTACTAGCATGGAGCTCCGCGACTAA
- a CDS encoding helix-turn-helix domain-containing protein, giving the protein MALTDDEIIAALSEHGSQRGAARALGVHRRTIERRLAGLARKGYSPQHDMTHAVPDGFLVKGVSTYYNREGQPTGQWVKSAQDPERQRELIEQAVQAMVVDLPQLAPRKAEGALWLKKLMACYPIGDAHIGMLSWAEETGEDWDLAIAERVQCGAIAALVEGAPAAAEAVIINLGDWFHYDSMEPVTARSGHVLDADGRYAKMIGVGIKVMRQCIESALVKHKRVRVINVIGNHDDTGAIWLSAALAHVYEREPRVTVDTSPAPFTYFRHGRVLVGCHHGHSCKPDKLPGVMAADRAKDWGDTQYRYWWLGHVHHQSVREYPGVTVETFGTLAAKDAYATAGGWRSRRDMKCIVLHEEHGEVARHTISPDMLRAA; this is encoded by the coding sequence ATGGCCCTCACCGACGACGAGATCATCGCCGCACTGAGCGAGCACGGCAGCCAGCGAGGCGCCGCCCGTGCGCTTGGCGTTCACCGCCGCACGATCGAGCGCCGTCTGGCTGGCCTGGCCCGCAAGGGTTATAGCCCGCAGCACGACATGACGCATGCGGTGCCCGACGGCTTCCTGGTCAAGGGCGTGTCGACGTACTACAACCGAGAGGGGCAGCCCACAGGCCAGTGGGTCAAGTCGGCACAGGACCCTGAGCGCCAGCGCGAGCTCATCGAGCAAGCCGTGCAGGCGATGGTGGTCGACCTGCCGCAGCTCGCGCCGCGTAAGGCTGAGGGCGCGCTCTGGCTCAAGAAGCTGATGGCCTGCTACCCGATCGGCGACGCGCACATCGGCATGCTGAGCTGGGCGGAGGAAACGGGCGAGGACTGGGACCTTGCCATCGCCGAGCGCGTGCAGTGTGGTGCGATTGCGGCCTTGGTCGAGGGCGCTCCAGCGGCAGCCGAGGCGGTCATCATCAATCTTGGCGACTGGTTCCACTACGACAGCATGGAGCCCGTTACCGCGCGCTCTGGTCACGTGCTGGATGCCGACGGGCGCTACGCCAAGATGATCGGTGTGGGCATCAAGGTGATGCGCCAGTGCATCGAGTCTGCGCTGGTCAAGCACAAGCGCGTTCGCGTCATCAACGTCATCGGCAATCACGACGACACGGGCGCGATCTGGCTCTCCGCGGCACTGGCCCACGTGTACGAGCGTGAGCCGCGCGTCACGGTGGACACGAGCCCGGCGCCGTTCACTTACTTCCGCCACGGTCGCGTCCTGGTGGGCTGTCACCACGGACACAGCTGCAAGCCGGACAAGCTGCCGGGCGTGATGGCGGCCGATCGCGCGAAGGACTGGGGCGATACCCAGTATCGCTACTGGTGGCTGGGCCACGTGCACCACCAAAGCGTGCGCGAGTACCCAGGCGTGACCGTCGAGACGTTCGGCACGCTGGCGGCGAAGGACGCCTACGCCACTGCTGGCGGCTGGCGATCCCGGCGCGACATGAAGTGCATCGTGCTGCATGAGGAGCACGGAGAGGTGGCGCGGCACACGATCAGCCCCGACATGCTGAGGGCGGCATGA
- a CDS encoding lysozyme has protein sequence MQPWEGRELKPYRDIVGVWTWCDGETQGLHKAQYTNAECDALTRNSAARTLSSLSTCIKRPIAQHEWVAVGSWAYNVGTQAACRSTLVRQINEGAPGSVWCRQLLKWDYAGGKRIWGLTRRREAEYQMCIGAVE, from the coding sequence GTGCAGCCGTGGGAAGGCCGCGAGCTCAAGCCCTATCGCGACATCGTCGGCGTGTGGACGTGGTGCGATGGAGAGACGCAGGGCCTGCACAAGGCGCAGTACACGAACGCTGAATGCGATGCGCTGACGCGCAACTCAGCAGCGCGAACGCTCAGCAGCTTGTCGACGTGTATCAAACGCCCGATCGCGCAGCACGAATGGGTGGCGGTTGGAAGCTGGGCCTACAACGTAGGCACGCAAGCGGCGTGCCGATCGACTCTGGTGCGCCAGATCAACGAAGGCGCACCAGGCTCAGTCTGGTGTCGGCAGTTGCTGAAGTGGGATTACGCCGGCGGTAAGCGCATCTGGGGCCTTACCCGCCGACGTGAGGCCGAGTACCAGATGTGCATAGGGGCGGTGGAATGA
- a CDS encoding terminase small subunit, with the protein MAAKGHKLTPKQETFARKYVEGGSPMHAYREAFGGKGNDRTCATQAQRLLALPVVSDYIAELRADVRKDHGVTVAGLLLELEEARQVGKAEGQASAMVAATMAKAKLAGLDKGDGDESDVPTPVEIRVSVVDARKPNA; encoded by the coding sequence ATGGCAGCGAAGGGCCACAAGCTAACCCCTAAGCAGGAAACGTTCGCACGCAAGTACGTCGAGGGCGGAAGCCCGATGCATGCGTACCGGGAGGCGTTTGGCGGCAAGGGGAACGATCGCACGTGTGCCACTCAGGCCCAGCGCCTGCTTGCGCTGCCCGTGGTTTCCGACTACATCGCCGAGCTGCGCGCGGACGTTCGCAAGGATCACGGCGTCACAGTCGCGGGGCTTCTGTTGGAACTGGAGGAGGCGCGCCAGGTGGGCAAAGCAGAGGGCCAGGCGTCTGCGATGGTGGCCGCAACTATGGCCAAGGCGAAGCTGGCAGGTCTGGATAAGGGAGACGGCGATGAGAGCGATGTGCCGACGCCGGTAGAGATTCGTGTGAGCGTGGTGGATGCTCGTAAACCCAACGCTTAA
- a CDS encoding terminase large subunit domain-containing protein, whose translation MPHKFRAFVAGFGSGKTWVGCAGLCQHAWQHPKVNTGYFAPTYPQIRDIFYPTIEEVAEAWGLSTKVNESNKEVHLYSGKRTYRGTIICRSMEKPGSIVGFKIGRALVDEIDILPKLKAQQAWRKIIARLRLKFDGINGVDVTTTPEGFGFVYQQFVKALRDKPELAGMYGLVRASTFENELNLPEDYIPSLMESYPEQLIRAYLRGEFVNLTAGTIYHAYDRRENASAEKVQAGEPVFVGMDFNVGQMAAITHVKRGGQPHAVDEVTAGVDTPDMILKLKRRYWEETSEDVFRKTREIRIYPDASGDSRRSVNASTTDIQLLRAAGFSVIAPPANPPVKDRINSMNAMFCNAKGERRYFVNPDTCPTYADHLEQQVWAENGEPDKKSGNDHTNDAGGYFIHKEYPIVKPVVEVTPLRM comes from the coding sequence ATGCCCCACAAGTTCAGGGCCTTCGTTGCTGGTTTTGGGTCGGGCAAGACGTGGGTAGGGTGCGCGGGGCTTTGTCAGCACGCTTGGCAGCATCCGAAGGTCAACACTGGCTACTTCGCTCCGACCTATCCCCAGATCCGCGACATCTTCTATCCCACGATCGAGGAAGTTGCCGAGGCGTGGGGGCTGTCGACCAAGGTCAACGAGTCGAACAAGGAGGTGCACCTTTACTCAGGCAAGCGCACGTACCGCGGCACGATCATTTGCCGCTCCATGGAGAAGCCCGGCAGCATCGTAGGTTTCAAGATAGGGCGAGCCCTCGTAGACGAAATCGACATCCTGCCGAAGCTGAAAGCGCAGCAAGCATGGCGCAAGATCATTGCGCGCCTTCGCCTTAAGTTCGACGGCATCAATGGCGTAGATGTGACCACGACGCCGGAGGGCTTTGGGTTCGTCTACCAGCAGTTCGTGAAGGCTTTGCGGGACAAGCCTGAGCTGGCTGGCATGTACGGGCTAGTGCGGGCGAGTACGTTCGAGAATGAGCTCAACCTTCCCGAGGACTACATCCCCTCGCTGATGGAGAGCTACCCCGAGCAGCTCATCCGCGCGTACTTGCGCGGCGAGTTCGTCAACCTGACTGCAGGGACGATCTACCACGCCTACGATCGCCGCGAAAACGCCAGCGCCGAGAAGGTCCAAGCCGGCGAGCCCGTGTTTGTCGGCATGGACTTCAACGTGGGGCAGATGGCGGCAATCACGCACGTGAAGCGGGGCGGACAACCGCACGCGGTCGATGAAGTGACTGCTGGCGTCGACACGCCTGACATGATCCTGAAGCTAAAGCGGCGCTACTGGGAGGAGACGTCCGAGGACGTGTTCCGCAAGACCCGCGAGATTCGTATCTATCCTGACGCCTCTGGCGATTCGCGCCGCTCGGTGAACGCGAGCACCACGGACATTCAGTTGCTTCGCGCGGCTGGGTTCTCGGTCATTGCTCCGCCGGCCAATCCACCGGTGAAAGACCGCATCAATTCAATGAACGCGATGTTCTGCAACGCCAAGGGCGAGCGCAGGTACTTCGTCAACCCCGACACCTGCCCGACGTACGCCGACCACCTGGAGCAACAGGTCTGGGCGGAGAACGGCGAGCCGGACAAGAAGTCGGGCAACGACCATACGAACGATGCCGGCGGCTACTTCATCCACAAGGAGTATCCGATCGTGAAGCCGGTTGTCGAGGTGACCCCGCTGAGGATGTGA
- a CDS encoding DUF4055 domain-containing protein — translation MPIQVYECCAEVKELRHDWCILESLAGGTRKMRCEGQMYLPKWPAEDDESYRSRLATATLFPAWRRTVSVMSGKPFSKALSLSDADTKIEEWSTDIDQQGVSLHSFAAEMFQEVVGFGLCGILVDYPETAPVPQTARTVAQVEAAGLRPYWVRIKHNQILGWKAKSIGGRMKLMQLRLLETYEEEDGLYGSVCSPQVRVLEPGRWEIWREVKKSTGPSAGIATQTVWAKASEGRTTLSDIPFVPLYGLRKGFMIGEAPLLDLAYLNVKHWQSQSDQDTILHVARVPILCTIGADDESRLTVGASSAVKLPVNADMKFVEHSGGAITAGKTSLDDLTDQMIQTGAELLVKRGGNTTVVGDANDAEANKSDLQRIAENFEDAIDQALVYTAQFAGLKKPGSVELFDDYGAATLSDASASLVRDLAMSGFITKATALNEMKRRGVLSADVDPETEAAGVEAEGPPLGAMGQQPDPGAQAA, via the coding sequence ATGCCCATTCAAGTTTACGAGTGCTGCGCGGAAGTCAAGGAGCTGCGCCATGATTGGTGCATCCTGGAGTCGCTTGCAGGCGGCACTCGGAAGATGCGCTGCGAGGGCCAGATGTACTTGCCCAAGTGGCCCGCAGAAGACGATGAGTCCTACCGGTCTCGACTGGCGACGGCGACGCTGTTCCCGGCCTGGCGGCGCACTGTCTCAGTGATGTCGGGCAAGCCGTTTAGCAAGGCACTGTCGCTCAGCGATGCGGATACCAAGATCGAAGAATGGTCGACGGACATCGATCAGCAAGGCGTTTCGCTGCACAGCTTCGCCGCTGAGATGTTTCAGGAGGTCGTAGGCTTCGGCCTTTGCGGCATCCTGGTTGATTACCCTGAGACGGCACCTGTGCCGCAGACCGCGCGTACGGTTGCCCAGGTGGAGGCGGCGGGCCTGCGGCCGTACTGGGTCCGGATTAAGCACAATCAGATTCTTGGCTGGAAAGCCAAGAGCATTGGTGGCCGGATGAAGCTGATGCAACTCCGGCTGCTGGAGACCTACGAGGAGGAGGACGGCCTGTACGGCAGCGTCTGCAGCCCGCAGGTTCGAGTGCTTGAGCCGGGGCGGTGGGAGATCTGGCGAGAGGTCAAGAAGTCGACGGGGCCAAGCGCAGGCATTGCCACGCAAACGGTCTGGGCAAAGGCCTCCGAGGGGCGAACCACGCTGTCGGATATTCCGTTCGTGCCGCTTTATGGGCTGCGCAAGGGGTTCATGATTGGCGAGGCGCCGCTTCTTGATCTGGCGTACCTCAACGTCAAGCACTGGCAGAGCCAAAGCGATCAGGACACGATCCTGCACGTGGCCCGGGTGCCGATCTTGTGCACGATCGGGGCCGATGATGAAAGTCGGCTGACCGTAGGTGCTTCAAGCGCGGTAAAGCTGCCTGTGAACGCAGACATGAAATTCGTTGAGCACAGCGGCGGTGCAATCACCGCGGGCAAGACGAGCCTCGATGACCTGACTGACCAGATGATCCAGACCGGCGCCGAACTGCTGGTGAAGCGCGGAGGCAACACGACTGTGGTGGGCGACGCCAACGACGCCGAGGCCAACAAGTCCGATCTGCAGCGCATCGCCGAGAATTTCGAGGACGCGATCGATCAAGCGCTGGTTTACACCGCCCAGTTCGCTGGCCTCAAGAAGCCCGGCTCGGTCGAGCTGTTCGACGACTACGGTGCCGCCACCTTGAGCGATGCCAGCGCTTCGTTGGTTCGAGACCTAGCGATGTCCGGCTTCATCACCAAGGCCACTGCGCTGAACGAGATGAAGCGCCGCGGCGTTCTGTCGGCGGACGTGGATCCGGAAACTGAGGCCGCCGGGGTTGAGGCTGAAGGTCCGCCGCTGGGGGCAATGGGTCAGCAACCTGACCCCGGCGCACAGGCTGCGTAA
- a CDS encoding phage minor head protein, whose protein sequence is MATANEILQDRAVDHAINMLRYERGVALQMVAILNKAEPRLVAMIAEALLRLDRESFTVERLEQLLASARALNTETYASIEQSMQPGMRGEAEAEAMYQATSLRAAVPQVVQVRFPIAAIAPEQVYAAALSRPFQGRLLSGWMANLADSRAATIRNAIRSGYVDGLTATDIVRKLRGTRANNYADGVLQRPRQELQTVVQTALSHTAQTARSAFVAANGDLVKAERWVSTLDNRTSAPCRIRDGLRYTADDKHRPIGHSIPWLGGPGRLHFCCRSVSVPVVKSMRELGLDIEDMTPATRASMDGQVPAEQTYGEWFARQSAARQDEIVGPDRGRLFRQGKVKFDTFYDNKGQWLSLPELLSRAGA, encoded by the coding sequence ATGGCCACCGCGAACGAGATCCTTCAGGACCGCGCAGTCGACCACGCCATCAATATGCTGCGCTACGAGCGCGGCGTGGCGCTGCAGATGGTGGCCATCCTCAACAAAGCCGAGCCGCGCCTGGTTGCGATGATCGCTGAAGCGCTCCTTCGGCTGGATCGTGAAAGCTTCACGGTTGAGCGCCTTGAGCAGCTATTGGCGTCGGCCCGCGCCTTGAATACAGAGACCTATGCCAGCATCGAGCAGTCCATGCAGCCTGGCATGCGTGGCGAGGCCGAGGCCGAGGCGATGTACCAGGCAACGTCGCTCCGCGCCGCCGTCCCGCAGGTGGTCCAGGTTCGGTTCCCGATCGCGGCGATAGCGCCTGAACAGGTTTACGCCGCCGCGCTTTCGCGACCATTCCAGGGCCGGCTGCTGTCCGGCTGGATGGCGAACCTGGCTGACTCACGAGCGGCTACGATCCGAAATGCAATCAGGTCCGGGTACGTGGATGGTCTGACGGCAACTGACATCGTTCGCAAGCTCCGCGGCACCAGGGCCAACAACTACGCTGATGGTGTGCTTCAGCGCCCGCGGCAAGAGCTGCAGACGGTGGTGCAGACGGCTCTGTCGCACACCGCCCAGACGGCACGCAGCGCCTTCGTGGCAGCCAATGGCGACCTGGTCAAGGCCGAACGATGGGTGTCGACGCTGGATAATAGAACCAGCGCTCCTTGCCGAATCCGTGATGGTCTGCGATACACGGCAGACGACAAGCATAGGCCGATTGGGCACTCCATCCCCTGGCTAGGCGGCCCTGGCCGACTGCACTTCTGCTGCCGTTCCGTGTCCGTGCCTGTGGTCAAGTCTATGCGGGAGCTTGGGCTCGATATCGAAGACATGACTCCGGCAACCCGGGCGAGCATGGATGGGCAGGTGCCGGCAGAGCAGACTTACGGGGAGTGGTTCGCGCGACAGAGCGCTGCTCGCCAGGACGAGATCGTGGGCCCGGACCGCGGGCGCTTGTTCCGGCAGGGCAAGGTCAAATTCGACACGTTCTACGATAACAAGGGGCAGTGGCTGAGCCTGCCTGAGCTGCTGAGCCGGGCAGGGGCTTGA